The Chitinivibrio alkaliphilus ACht1 genome window below encodes:
- the rpoB gene encoding DNA-directed RNA polymerase subunit beta, with amino-acid sequence MSDRKIFSKVKEVMDIPQLLEAQLVSYRRFLQDDLPHHQRKEYGLHGVFEALFPIEDNKGYYLLEYEGYSLGVPKYSIRECKARGASYAAPLKVDMSLSVFEREGQKKRTLVEKISNDVYIGEIPLMTDRGTFVINGAERVIVSQLHRAPGIVFNEMTQPTGKVETRARIIPKRGSWVEVLLDSDNLMWVNIDRRKKIPATSFLRALGYESNGDILSLFNETKMLPLDESILGQVLANPIVSEEDGEILAEAGEKIDNDIYDLLCEFDSEEVEVVRDENSMATTILVNTIKKDKSKTESEALSIVYQSVRPGPPPNDETARNFITRLFFDDERYDLGEVGRYRIDHRINVQSEEGCVTLQVEDFIQTMKYLIDIATGDGYLDDIDHLGNRRVRSVGELMETQFAVGVTRMARSAKEQLGVKKKEDLVPADLINARAVATVIQSFFGSSQLSQFLDQTNPVSELTHKRRVSALGPGGLTRERAGFEVRDVHHTHYGRLCPIETPEGPNIGLIASLSCYARINKYGFIETPYQEVKDGKLTGKVVYVDANDEDRYTIAPADVSIDDDGTLSDASVYVRNRGDFMFVDRTEVGFVDVSPMQMVSVSASLIPFLEHDDANRALMGSNMQRQAVPLLTTEAPIVGTGMESKAAKDSGCVIVAKHDGVIEKVEADRVIVKKDSQADEDALLGIYEKDVYDLTKFERSNQDTCINQHVCVSEGEHVQAGDVLADGHATADGELALGKNVLTAYMPWNGYNYEDAIIVSEDLVSHDVYTSIHIVVEEAEARDTKRGPEEFTTEIPNVSDEAIRNLDEMGIVAEGTEVEPGDILVGKITPKGEKELSPEERLLRAIFGEKAGDVRDTSLRVSPGLKGIVINTDLYSRKERDKVSKERDKKRIRDLQREYDEKISDLEEKREDALYSLLKGKTTVEIRERITDNVVVPAGEKWTRKMLKDMSLSDIHPTNGFCVDEEASEKAATVHFKVQRTIHEYDDRIDKEIDKIRRGDELKPGVLKLVKVYVAKKRKLSVGDKMAGRHGNKGVISNVVPREDMPYMPDGTPIQLILNPLGVPSRMNVGQILEVHAALVADQNKERIATPVFNGASSEYVLNSLEELSEKNPHIERDGRVYLRDGRTGEPFDSPVTVGPVYMLKLCHLIEDKAHARSIGPYSLVTQQPLGGKSQFGGQRFGEMEVWALEAYGAAYTLQQVLTVKSDDIIGRSKLYESIVNGDNPPEPGVPESFKVLLREMKALAINVELNEEE; translated from the coding sequence GTTTTTGAAGCATTGTTTCCCATTGAAGATAATAAGGGGTACTATCTCTTGGAGTACGAAGGGTACTCATTGGGGGTTCCCAAATATTCCATACGTGAGTGTAAAGCGCGGGGTGCATCCTATGCGGCACCATTGAAAGTTGACATGTCTCTTTCAGTGTTTGAGCGTGAAGGACAAAAGAAGCGCACCCTTGTTGAAAAAATTTCAAATGACGTGTATATTGGCGAAATACCACTCATGACTGATCGGGGTACCTTCGTTATAAATGGTGCAGAGCGTGTTATTGTAAGTCAGTTGCACCGTGCCCCCGGTATTGTGTTTAACGAGATGACTCAGCCCACAGGTAAAGTTGAAACACGAGCTCGGATAATTCCTAAACGAGGTTCCTGGGTTGAGGTTCTTTTAGATTCTGACAATCTCATGTGGGTGAACATTGATCGTCGTAAAAAAATTCCTGCCACGTCATTTTTGCGTGCCCTGGGATATGAATCAAATGGAGATATTCTTTCTCTTTTTAATGAAACAAAAATGCTTCCCCTCGATGAGTCTATTCTTGGACAGGTACTCGCCAACCCAATCGTCTCAGAAGAAGACGGTGAGATTTTGGCTGAAGCCGGTGAGAAAATTGACAATGATATCTATGACCTTCTTTGTGAATTTGATTCAGAAGAAGTAGAGGTTGTGCGCGATGAAAATTCCATGGCGACAACAATATTAGTAAATACCATTAAAAAAGATAAGTCTAAGACTGAATCAGAAGCCTTGTCAATAGTATATCAGTCCGTTCGTCCCGGACCTCCTCCCAATGACGAAACAGCGCGTAATTTTATCACTCGTCTCTTTTTTGATGATGAGCGCTATGATTTAGGTGAGGTCGGACGGTATCGAATTGACCATCGGATTAATGTTCAGTCTGAAGAGGGGTGTGTAACCCTGCAGGTTGAAGACTTTATTCAAACAATGAAGTACCTTATTGATATAGCAACGGGTGACGGATACCTTGATGATATTGATCACCTTGGTAATCGACGTGTACGGAGTGTGGGTGAACTAATGGAGACACAGTTTGCCGTTGGTGTTACTCGTATGGCGCGTTCAGCTAAGGAGCAACTTGGGGTAAAAAAGAAGGAAGATCTTGTTCCCGCAGATTTAATAAATGCCCGTGCCGTTGCCACGGTTATTCAATCCTTTTTTGGATCATCCCAGCTTTCTCAGTTTCTTGATCAGACAAACCCTGTGTCGGAACTTACCCATAAGCGGCGTGTATCCGCCCTGGGCCCCGGCGGGCTTACCCGTGAACGTGCAGGCTTTGAGGTGCGTGATGTTCACCATACTCACTACGGCAGACTCTGTCCTATTGAGACACCAGAAGGGCCAAATATTGGTCTTATCGCCTCTCTTTCCTGTTATGCCCGTATTAATAAATATGGGTTCATCGAAACTCCCTATCAGGAAGTTAAGGACGGAAAGCTGACAGGTAAGGTTGTCTATGTCGATGCGAACGATGAAGATAGATACACCATCGCTCCTGCCGATGTTTCCATTGATGACGACGGTACGCTTTCAGATGCCAGTGTGTATGTGCGAAATCGCGGTGACTTCATGTTTGTTGACCGGACGGAAGTGGGGTTTGTTGATGTTTCTCCCATGCAGATGGTCTCGGTTTCAGCGAGTTTGATTCCCTTCCTTGAGCACGATGATGCGAACCGTGCCCTCATGGGGTCAAACATGCAGCGCCAAGCGGTTCCTCTTCTTACAACAGAAGCGCCTATTGTAGGTACCGGTATGGAATCAAAGGCGGCCAAAGATTCTGGTTGTGTTATTGTCGCGAAGCATGATGGTGTAATAGAAAAGGTTGAGGCAGACCGTGTGATTGTGAAAAAAGACAGTCAGGCCGATGAGGATGCTCTCCTTGGAATCTATGAAAAGGATGTGTACGATTTAACTAAGTTTGAACGGTCAAATCAGGATACCTGTATTAATCAGCACGTCTGTGTGAGCGAAGGTGAGCATGTACAGGCCGGTGACGTTCTTGCTGATGGTCACGCAACAGCAGATGGTGAACTTGCCCTCGGTAAAAATGTGCTTACGGCATATATGCCGTGGAACGGCTACAACTATGAGGATGCGATTATTGTATCGGAAGATCTGGTTTCTCACGACGTATATACCTCAATTCACATTGTTGTAGAAGAAGCTGAGGCGCGTGATACGAAACGTGGCCCCGAAGAGTTTACCACGGAAATACCCAATGTGAGCGATGAGGCGATTCGAAATCTTGATGAGATGGGTATTGTTGCAGAGGGAACGGAAGTTGAACCTGGTGATATCCTTGTAGGAAAAATTACTCCCAAGGGCGAAAAGGAACTTTCTCCTGAAGAGCGTCTTTTGCGAGCCATCTTTGGTGAAAAAGCAGGTGATGTACGCGATACGTCTCTCAGAGTTTCCCCCGGCTTAAAAGGAATTGTGATAAACACGGACCTCTATTCACGAAAAGAGCGTGATAAGGTTTCTAAGGAGCGTGATAAAAAACGCATCCGTGATCTGCAGCGTGAATATGATGAAAAGATTTCTGATTTGGAAGAAAAGCGTGAAGACGCATTGTATTCGCTTCTCAAAGGTAAGACAACCGTAGAAATTCGTGAGCGTATCACTGATAACGTGGTTGTTCCCGCAGGAGAAAAGTGGACACGAAAGATGTTAAAGGATATGAGCTTGAGCGATATTCATCCCACAAACGGCTTTTGTGTTGATGAAGAAGCTTCGGAAAAAGCCGCCACGGTGCATTTTAAAGTACAGCGGACTATCCATGAGTATGATGACCGAATTGATAAAGAAATTGATAAGATTCGCCGCGGTGATGAACTTAAGCCCGGTGTTCTTAAACTCGTAAAAGTATATGTTGCCAAGAAAAGGAAACTCTCCGTGGGTGATAAAATGGCTGGTCGTCACGGAAATAAGGGGGTTATCTCCAACGTCGTTCCCCGTGAAGATATGCCGTACATGCCTGACGGGACTCCGATTCAGCTTATTCTCAACCCCCTTGGTGTACCTTCTCGTATGAACGTGGGACAGATTCTTGAGGTGCATGCTGCTTTGGTTGCAGATCAGAATAAAGAGCGTATTGCAACACCGGTATTTAATGGTGCAAGTTCGGAGTATGTCTTAAATTCCTTGGAAGAACTCTCTGAGAAAAATCCTCATATTGAACGAGATGGCCGTGTGTATCTCCGTGATGGACGGACCGGTGAGCCCTTTGACAGTCCTGTTACGGTTGGACCGGTGTACATGCTGAAGCTGTGTCATCTCATTGAAGATAAGGCTCATGCCCGTTCAATTGGTCCTTACTCCTTGGTGACACAACAGCCCTTGGGCGGTAAGTCTCAGTTTGGGGGACAACGGTTTGGTGAAATGGAAGTATGGGCCCTTGAAGCGTATGGTGCTGCCTACACGCTTCAGCAGGTTCTCACGGTGAAAAGTGATGACATAATCGGACGTTCGAAACTCTACGAATCCATTGTAAATGGCGATAATCCTCCCGAGCCGGGAGTGCCAGAGTCGTTTAAGGTTCTTCTTCGTGAGATGAAGGCCCTGGCGATTAACGTGGAATTGAATGAAGAAGAGTAA